Proteins found in one Microbacterium sp. LWS13-1.2 genomic segment:
- a CDS encoding SDR family oxidoreductase, producing MAPTLDIPGMRGRLAVVTGASDGIGLNIALRLAAAGTDVITPVRSAAKGEKALSRIRQEVSSAKVSARSLDLSSLDSVAALVQELTKEGRPIDLLINNAGVMTPPNRQVTKDGFELQFGTNHLGHFALTLGLLPLLRAGRARVTHQTSIAARNGEVLFDDLNSERDYDAMKAYRSSKIAVALFARELDARSRRDDWGISSNLSHPGVSPTNLLNAQPGLGRDRELGGRRVIRFLSRIGITGTPESAALPALMAATDPSARGDEFYGPRRTVGGPPARVSLWTPFASMENAPRVWDASEALVGARFAV from the coding sequence ATGGCACCCACCCTCGACATCCCCGGCATGCGGGGCAGGCTCGCCGTCGTCACGGGCGCGAGCGACGGGATCGGTCTGAACATCGCGCTACGTCTCGCAGCGGCCGGTACCGACGTCATAACCCCCGTACGATCAGCGGCGAAGGGCGAGAAGGCGCTGTCGCGTATCCGTCAGGAAGTGTCCAGCGCGAAGGTGTCCGCCCGCTCGCTGGACCTCTCGTCACTCGATTCGGTAGCCGCGCTGGTGCAGGAGCTGACTAAGGAGGGGCGGCCGATCGACCTCCTCATCAACAACGCCGGCGTGATGACCCCGCCCAATCGGCAGGTCACTAAGGACGGATTCGAGCTGCAGTTCGGCACGAACCACCTCGGTCACTTTGCCCTAACCCTCGGATTGCTGCCGCTGCTGCGCGCGGGTCGCGCACGCGTCACGCACCAGACGAGCATCGCGGCTCGCAACGGCGAGGTGCTGTTCGACGACCTCAACTCCGAGCGCGACTACGACGCGATGAAGGCGTACAGGTCGTCCAAAATAGCCGTCGCTCTCTTCGCCCGCGAGCTCGACGCCCGCAGCCGCAGGGACGATTGGGGGATCTCCAGCAACCTGTCCCACCCGGGGGTATCGCCGACCAACCTGCTGAACGCGCAGCCCGGGCTCGGGCGCGACCGTGAGCTGGGGGGCCGTCGTGTCATCCGATTCCTCTCTCGAATCGGCATCACCGGTACCCCCGAGTCGGCGGCGCTGCCGGCCCTCATGGCCGCCACCGACCCGTCTGCCCGCGGTGATGAGTTCTACGGCCCGCGGCGCACCGTTGGCGGCCCCCCGGCCAGAGTGTCACTGTGGACTCCCTTCGCCAGCATGGAGAACGCCCCGCGGGTGTGGGATGCCTCCGAGGCCCTCGTCGGCGCGCGCTTCGCCGTCTGA
- a CDS encoding TetR/AcrR family transcriptional regulator, giving the protein MTETGREPALAVDGRAKRWENHRPALLHAATEYALETGVAELTLRPLAQAIGTSITSLVRQFGSKDELIHEICRDLQARMVTALQELWRATAGDPAEVLRALWQMWLTPEYMRQFAFLFELYGLALRHPDRYEWFANSVVEEWMTPFEDALIAQGHDLDRARNLTTLVLGIVRGLHLDLAATQDVDRVNAAFELSLRALAPALAATQRSSPALD; this is encoded by the coding sequence GTGACGGAAACGGGGCGCGAACCGGCTCTCGCCGTTGACGGTCGCGCCAAACGGTGGGAGAACCACCGCCCCGCACTCCTGCACGCCGCCACCGAGTACGCGCTGGAGACCGGCGTGGCCGAACTCACGCTGCGCCCGCTGGCGCAGGCGATCGGCACATCGATCACGTCGCTCGTGCGCCAGTTCGGTAGTAAGGATGAGCTCATCCACGAGATCTGCCGCGATCTGCAGGCCCGCATGGTCACGGCCCTGCAAGAGCTCTGGCGAGCCACCGCGGGCGACCCGGCAGAGGTTTTGCGGGCACTGTGGCAGATGTGGCTCACGCCGGAGTACATGCGCCAGTTCGCCTTCCTTTTCGAGCTATACGGGCTGGCTCTTCGACACCCCGATCGGTACGAGTGGTTTGCTAACTCCGTCGTCGAGGAGTGGATGACACCCTTCGAGGATGCGCTCATCGCTCAGGGCCACGATCTGGACCGCGCCCGCAATCTGACAACCCTCGTCTTGGGCATCGTGCGCGGACTACACCTCGATCTCGCCGCGACGCAAGACGTCGACCGCGTGAACGCGGCCTTCGAACTCTCCCTTCGAGCTTTGGCGCCTGCGCTGGCGGCCACGCAGAGGAGTAGTCCCGCGCTGGACTAG